From Flavobacterium arcticum, the proteins below share one genomic window:
- a CDS encoding glycoside hydrolase family 2 TIM barrel-domain containing protein yields MQVNNKNIYKILLLASFVGINILLLFGLSNILGYLNTGAERTSMLHLEKETVNTYLPKVKWTSLENPGRKMEQQTLSEIEKDYLFAWHIRNNAFKTNSKEGIADFYTDSSRVNLYKIIDHNTKQNTTIESTTIAHNPKLEFYSADGQLVVFTDKNVVEYQNIFQEKKLISSIKDTATYKVLMLLEDGFWRIRHIKRIDKETVTDNAAIAKPIYTVSGKKILNNNNEFTIKGINYYPKNSPWDMYGEKFNTDTIAQDFDIIKNAGLNTIRIFVPYEAFGKADIIPEKIEKLEKVLDLAEEQQLAVVVTLFDFYGDYSIESWTLTHRHAEKIITTFKDHKAILAWDIKNEPDLDFESRGQNNVLAWLKNIIPLVKQWDANHLVTIGWSNTDDAIRLNDLVDFVSYHYYQDIKYFSDKQDVLQDATKKPVILQEFGVSSYNGFWNWFGKDEDDQAEFHKKMQAIFKEKQLAFISWTLYDFGSVPTAVVGKKPWVRNKQKEFGFIDVKGNKKPSYLHITY; encoded by the coding sequence ATGCAGGTAAATAATAAAAACATATATAAAATACTATTGCTCGCCTCTTTTGTAGGGATTAATATACTTCTACTTTTTGGTTTGAGTAATATACTGGGCTACCTGAACACAGGCGCAGAAAGAACCTCGATGCTACACTTGGAAAAAGAAACGGTAAATACTTATTTGCCTAAAGTAAAATGGACAAGCCTTGAGAACCCTGGACGTAAGATGGAGCAACAAACCCTCTCTGAAATAGAGAAAGACTATCTTTTTGCATGGCACATTAGGAATAATGCTTTTAAGACAAATAGTAAAGAAGGCATTGCCGATTTTTACACCGATAGTTCGCGAGTAAACCTCTATAAAATTATAGACCATAACACAAAACAAAATACTACAATAGAGAGTACTACCATCGCTCACAACCCTAAGCTGGAGTTTTATAGTGCTGATGGGCAACTGGTGGTATTTACCGATAAAAATGTAGTGGAATATCAAAATATATTTCAGGAAAAGAAATTAATTTCATCTATAAAAGACACGGCTACTTACAAAGTATTGATGCTACTAGAAGATGGCTTTTGGCGCATACGCCATATAAAGCGTATAGACAAAGAAACCGTGACAGATAACGCAGCTATTGCTAAGCCAATATATACGGTATCAGGTAAAAAAATACTAAATAACAATAATGAGTTTACCATTAAAGGAATAAACTATTACCCTAAAAATTCGCCATGGGATATGTATGGCGAAAAGTTTAATACTGATACCATAGCCCAAGACTTTGATATTATTAAAAATGCTGGACTAAATACCATACGTATTTTTGTGCCTTATGAAGCTTTTGGAAAAGCAGATATCATCCCTGAAAAGATAGAGAAGCTAGAAAAAGTATTAGACTTAGCTGAAGAACAACAACTAGCAGTAGTAGTTACTCTATTCGATTTTTATGGTGATTATTCTATAGAAAGCTGGACACTTACCCATCGTCATGCCGAAAAAATTATAACCACATTTAAAGACCATAAAGCAATATTGGCTTGGGATATAAAAAATGAACCCGATCTTGATTTTGAAAGCAGAGGGCAAAATAATGTTTTAGCATGGTTAAAAAATATAATTCCGTTAGTAAAACAATGGGATGCTAATCACTTAGTAACTATAGGCTGGTCGAATACGGATGATGCTATACGCCTTAATGACTTGGTCGATTTTGTTTCCTACCATTACTACCAGGATATTAAGTATTTTTCTGATAAACAAGATGTGTTGCAAGATGCAACCAAAAAGCCTGTTATATTACAAGAGTTTGGAGTATCATCTTATAACGGGTTTTGGAATTGGTTTGGTAAAGATGAAGATGACCAAGCCGAATTCCATAAAAAAATGCAAGCTATTTTTAAAGAAAAACAACTTGCATTTATATCCTGGACGCTTTATGACTTTGGTAGCGTACCCACTGCTGTAGTAGGAAAAAAACCATGGGTAAGAAACAAACAAAAAGAGTTCGGGTTTATAGATGTTAAAGGCAATAAAAAACCTTCTTACTTACATATCACTTACTAA
- a CDS encoding glycosyltransferase, with protein MKVAVVTSFPPSKVTLNEYGYHLVKNFVNEEEVSELVLLTDKTKAPKELDFENSDKVKVKECWSFNSYKTIVSVFRAVLSEKPDAILFNLQFVKFGDKKIPAALGLLLPMLLRFAGFKTVVLLHNIMETVDLEEAGFSNNKFLKKIYSFIGSSITRCILKANVVAVTITKYVTILNEKYKSNNVVLIPHGSFETVKAPNFTLPEGPKKIMAFGKFGTYKKVEIMIEAAKILRAQGMNDIEIVIAGTDSPNTPGYLESVKQKYSDVKGLVFTGYVEEHDVERIFTESTVVVFPYTATTGSSGVLHQAGSYGKAVVMPDLGDLAHLVKDEGYRGEFFNPDNTASLALAIGSILTNDTYRQEIAMANYNAAQALSMDKIAAMYLQQFKALQGNKMEKELVSDM; from the coding sequence ATGAAAGTAGCAGTAGTAACATCGTTTCCGCCAAGTAAAGTGACGCTAAATGAATATGGTTATCACTTGGTAAAGAATTTTGTAAATGAAGAAGAGGTTAGTGAGCTGGTTTTACTTACCGATAAAACAAAAGCTCCTAAAGAACTCGATTTTGAGAATAGTGATAAAGTAAAGGTAAAAGAATGCTGGTCATTTAATAGTTATAAGACCATAGTATCTGTTTTTAGAGCAGTACTATCAGAAAAGCCCGATGCTATACTTTTTAACCTACAATTTGTGAAATTTGGAGATAAAAAAATACCAGCAGCTTTAGGGCTATTATTACCAATGTTATTACGTTTTGCAGGTTTTAAAACCGTAGTGTTATTACACAATATAATGGAAACGGTAGATCTTGAAGAAGCAGGTTTTTCAAACAATAAGTTCCTGAAAAAAATATATTCATTTATAGGCTCATCTATAACACGTTGTATCCTTAAGGCCAACGTTGTGGCAGTTACTATTACAAAATATGTAACAATACTAAATGAAAAATATAAATCGAATAACGTGGTTTTAATTCCACATGGCTCTTTCGAAACTGTAAAAGCCCCAAATTTTACGTTACCGGAAGGGCCTAAAAAAATAATGGCTTTCGGTAAGTTCGGAACCTACAAAAAAGTTGAAATAATGATTGAGGCTGCCAAAATATTGCGTGCCCAAGGCATGAATGATATAGAAATAGTTATAGCTGGTACCGATAGTCCTAACACACCAGGATATCTAGAAAGTGTAAAGCAAAAATATAGCGATGTAAAAGGACTTGTATTTACAGGTTATGTAGAAGAGCATGATGTAGAGCGTATTTTTACAGAGAGCACAGTGGTAGTATTTCCTTATACAGCAACTACAGGTAGCTCAGGGGTGCTGCATCAGGCAGGTAGCTATGGTAAAGCAGTAGTAATGCCAGATCTTGGTGACCTTGCACACCTTGTTAAAGATGAAGGTTACAGAGGGGAGTTCTTTAATCCTGATAATACTGCATCATTAGCCTTAGCAATAGGAAGTATATTAACAAATGATACTTATAGACAGGAAATTGCTATGGCAAACTATAATGCTGCACAGGCACTATCTATGGATAAAATAGCAGCTATGTATTTGCAACAGTTTAAAGCGTTACAAGGCAATAAAATGGAGAAAGAATTAGTAAGTGATATGTAA
- a CDS encoding MATE family efflux transporter has protein sequence MKAIQTFLPTLRNLTKEQSFMLTILVVNGGNYLYNLLLGRILGPAAFADAAVLITFLLIVSFIGMTFQIVTAKYAVLFHESKFTLFMRWMSKRAIIIGTLAGIAIAVSSQYLQTVFNTKSSLMFIIFGAGLPIYFIMSINRGGYQGKDDLKKLSITYQAEMISRLFITLALLFAASFINTSVLVSVGILLSLFFGLIPFKRRVIINTTIAQAEKLDTKPIVTFFVLTAFYELTQIIINNSDILLVKHYFESEEAGLYASLALIGRVVYFVAWMFVMLLLPKVIRLKKEGVDTKPILLKYVGYITVLSTVIVLGAFLFPTLVVQLMFGNDYIAIAPLLWQYALATSVFAIANIFAYYFLSIGQYFPVVVSGLLGLTQIGLIVFFHDSLEQVVQVQIMAMLILFLFQLCFFFYHGKKNTHLN, from the coding sequence ATGAAAGCTATTCAAACCTTTTTACCAACATTGCGAAACCTTACTAAAGAGCAGTCATTCATGTTAACTATACTTGTAGTGAATGGCGGTAACTACTTATATAATTTACTATTGGGGCGTATATTAGGTCCTGCCGCATTTGCCGATGCTGCTGTACTTATCACGTTTTTGCTTATAGTATCGTTTATAGGTATGACATTTCAAATAGTAACGGCAAAATATGCAGTACTATTCCACGAAAGTAAGTTTACCTTATTTATGCGATGGATGTCGAAAAGAGCAATTATAATAGGTACGCTGGCAGGGATAGCCATAGCGGTATCATCGCAGTATTTACAAACTGTTTTTAATACAAAAAGCTCTTTAATGTTTATCATATTTGGGGCGGGACTCCCTATCTACTTTATTATGAGTATAAACAGAGGAGGGTATCAGGGAAAAGATGATTTGAAAAAATTATCAATAACCTATCAGGCAGAAATGATTAGTAGGCTCTTTATTACATTAGCGCTACTATTTGCTGCCAGTTTTATAAACACCTCTGTACTGGTTTCGGTAGGTATTTTATTATCCCTGTTTTTCGGACTTATTCCTTTTAAGCGAAGAGTGATTATAAACACAACAATAGCACAAGCTGAAAAACTGGATACAAAACCAATAGTCACTTTTTTTGTACTTACAGCTTTTTATGAACTTACACAGATAATAATAAATAATAGCGATATACTATTAGTCAAACATTATTTTGAGAGTGAAGAGGCAGGATTATATGCTTCGCTGGCACTCATAGGCAGAGTAGTCTATTTTGTAGCTTGGATGTTTGTAATGCTATTACTCCCTAAAGTAATACGCTTAAAGAAAGAAGGAGTTGATACAAAACCCATTTTGTTAAAATATGTGGGTTATATAACAGTGCTGTCAACAGTTATAGTGCTAGGAGCATTTTTATTCCCTACACTAGTTGTGCAACTTATGTTTGGTAACGATTATATTGCTATAGCACCTTTATTATGGCAGTATGCACTGGCAACTTCAGTTTTTGCAATAGCTAATATTTTTGCTTATTACTTCCTTTCTATAGGGCAATATTTCCCTGTAGTAGTATCAGGTTTACTGGGCTTAACCCAAATAGGGCTTATTGTGTTTTTTCACGATAGTTTAGAGCAAGTAGTACAAGTTCAGATTATGGCTATGCTTATCCTTTTTTTATTTCAGTTATGTTTTTTCTTTTATCACGGTAAAAAGAACACTCACCTTAACTAA
- a CDS encoding tetratricopeptide repeat protein, producing MKYLINIYTLIAFMYCYTIGAQNMQEGFTNLEKGEFAKAEVFFKEVLKTYPDNKTANLCYARALGLNNDPEKANELFSDMLEQYPGDFEIELNYAESLLWNKNYTDAKSYYYTLVTQHPESFPALLGYANTLSNLKEYPEALDYVNRALTVSPKNPNAMVSRKYIRLGYAAKMVQMRDYESAINLLDDNLVDFPNDKDTLLNKANIYLITKEGDKAKAAYQQMATNTADSIVAFSGYALADHIDTNDKKAMLWAIKAVALAQKHGDEKLIKQTNERYIQALIWNREYKAAEEAIATEKLKYPNDNGMLALSATLGMYRSDFKESIADYQNILVNDSLSFDGNLGIANAHFADGDPDNAYIAVNKTLDIFESQKDAVTFLEKLNIIYSPYIEEKAGYSYDNGDNKAYFSTTSLHFPLSTKWSAAVHYRYRKTENNITGRSAESNDAKGAVHYQFHPKVSFNAVLGTTSVSSFNNSYSQVLVEAFFKAKPFKLQDLEAGYKRDVQNFNADLTDQEITADNLYMNYNISTNFKLGWFTQYFFTTQSDGNQRNLLFTSLYYSFFSQPVLKGGINYQYISFKERVPEIYFSPKRFNLAEVFVDFLKDEQAAENKSIYYGLNVAAGYQYIEKDEKQGTYRLQAKLGYKFSSRLVADIYGLHSNIASATAAGFTYTEFGFRLKWNITGTPLFKTIKE from the coding sequence ATGAAATATTTAATAAACATATACACTTTAATTGCTTTTATGTACTGCTATACTATAGGAGCACAAAATATGCAGGAAGGGTTTACCAATCTTGAAAAAGGTGAATTTGCAAAAGCAGAAGTATTCTTTAAAGAAGTATTAAAAACATATCCTGACAATAAAACAGCCAATTTGTGCTATGCTCGTGCTTTAGGGTTAAATAACGACCCCGAGAAAGCAAATGAGTTATTTAGTGATATGCTAGAACAATATCCAGGCGACTTTGAAATAGAACTTAACTATGCCGAGTCTTTACTCTGGAATAAAAACTATACCGATGCTAAAAGTTATTATTACACACTGGTAACACAGCACCCCGAGAGCTTCCCTGCATTGTTAGGTTATGCTAATACATTATCTAACTTAAAAGAGTATCCTGAAGCTTTAGACTATGTGAATCGTGCCTTAACAGTATCACCAAAGAACCCTAATGCAATGGTTTCTAGAAAATACATTAGATTAGGCTATGCTGCAAAGATGGTGCAGATGCGCGATTATGAAAGCGCTATAAATTTACTCGATGATAATCTTGTCGATTTTCCTAATGATAAAGACACACTACTTAATAAGGCTAATATATACCTTATTACAAAAGAAGGTGACAAAGCCAAAGCAGCTTACCAACAAATGGCTACTAATACAGCCGATAGTATAGTGGCTTTTAGCGGATATGCGCTGGCAGACCATATAGACACTAATGATAAAAAAGCAATGCTATGGGCTATAAAAGCTGTAGCACTAGCACAAAAACACGGTGATGAAAAATTGATAAAACAAACAAATGAACGCTATATACAAGCATTGATATGGAATAGAGAATATAAAGCTGCAGAGGAAGCTATTGCAACAGAAAAATTAAAATATCCTAATGATAATGGTATGTTAGCCCTATCGGCAACACTAGGCATGTATAGAAGTGATTTTAAAGAAAGTATTGCTGATTATCAAAACATATTGGTTAATGATTCGCTTTCCTTTGATGGTAACCTAGGTATTGCCAATGCTCACTTTGCTGATGGCGATCCTGATAATGCTTATATAGCCGTAAATAAAACATTAGATATTTTTGAAAGTCAAAAAGATGCAGTAACATTTTTAGAAAAATTAAATATTATATACTCTCCTTACATAGAAGAAAAAGCAGGATACTCGTATGATAATGGCGATAACAAAGCTTATTTTAGTACTACTAGCCTACATTTCCCGTTAAGCACCAAATGGTCGGCTGCGGTACATTATCGCTACAGGAAAACAGAAAATAACATAACAGGACGCAGTGCCGAATCTAATGATGCTAAAGGAGCTGTACACTACCAGTTTCACCCAAAGGTTAGCTTTAATGCTGTATTGGGTACAACATCGGTAAGTTCATTTAATAATAGTTACAGCCAAGTACTTGTAGAAGCCTTTTTTAAAGCAAAACCTTTTAAACTGCAAGACTTAGAGGCAGGTTATAAAAGAGATGTTCAGAACTTTAATGCCGATCTTACTGACCAAGAAATTACCGCTGATAATTTATACATGAACTATAACATTAGTACTAATTTTAAGTTAGGATGGTTTACTCAGTATTTTTTCACAACACAATCTGATGGTAACCAGCGTAATTTATTATTCACGTCATTGTACTACAGTTTTTTCTCTCAACCAGTATTAAAAGGTGGTATTAACTATCAGTATATTTCGTTTAAAGAAAGAGTACCTGAAATTTACTTTAGCCCAAAACGATTTAATCTTGCTGAGGTGTTTGTAGATTTCTTAAAAGATGAACAAGCCGCAGAAAATAAAAGTATTTATTACGGACTAAATGTTGCTGCAGGATACCAATATATAGAGAAAGATGAAAAGCAAGGAACTTATAGATTACAAGCAAAACTAGGCTATAAATTTTCTAGCAGATTAGTTGCCGATATATATGGGCTCCATAGTAACATTGCTTCGGCAACAGCAGCAGGCTTTACCTATACTGAGTTCGGGTTTCGATTAAAATGGAATATAACTGGAACCCCTTTATTTAAAACTATAAAAGAGTAG
- a CDS encoding response regulator has translation MSTSLNILLIEDDAIEVMKFNRVLKNMESNHKIVEANNGEEALVILREQLIVPDIIVLDLNMPKINGIEFLTILKQDDVLKYIPAIILTTSDNHKDLMECYKIGIAGYIIKPLKYEDYVNRIKKLIDYWSNNELISQ, from the coding sequence ATGTCAACATCGTTAAATATATTATTAATAGAGGATGATGCTATCGAAGTGATGAAATTCAATCGAGTTCTAAAGAACATGGAATCGAATCATAAAATAGTTGAAGCCAATAATGGAGAAGAAGCATTAGTAATACTTCGAGAACAGCTTATTGTACCAGATATTATAGTGCTTGACCTTAACATGCCTAAAATTAACGGAATAGAGTTTTTAACTATTCTTAAACAAGATGATGTGCTTAAATACATTCCTGCAATCATATTAACAACATCAGATAATCATAAAGACTTAATGGAGTGCTACAAAATAGGCATCGCGGGTTATATAATAAAACCCCTTAAGTACGAAGATTATGTAAATCGCATAAAAAAATTAATTGACTACTGGAGTAACAATGAGTTAATTTCTCAGTAA
- a CDS encoding heme NO-binding domain-containing protein: protein MYGITYKSIKEYIVNSYGIAKWETIEKDGNITIDFSLMEQPYSDATNYKLAVLTTKHTGKPLEEVLFDFGEYIIKATSENYSVFMESRGNNLRNYLINLPNFHNRIMLIYPELTPPEFRVSSIENNCILLHYISTTPGMLFFIKGYLTGLMNIFKENPNVEVITPEDKTDKESIFKICW, encoded by the coding sequence ATGTACGGAATCACTTATAAATCTATAAAAGAATATATAGTTAATAGCTATGGTATCGCAAAATGGGAAACAATAGAGAAAGATGGTAATATCACCATAGATTTTTCTTTAATGGAACAGCCCTATAGTGATGCTACTAATTATAAACTTGCTGTATTAACAACAAAACATACAGGCAAACCTTTAGAAGAGGTTCTTTTTGATTTCGGAGAGTATATTATTAAAGCTACTAGTGAAAACTATAGTGTATTTATGGAATCTAGAGGTAATAACTTAAGGAATTATTTAATTAACCTGCCTAACTTTCATAATAGGATAATGCTAATATATCCTGAACTTACGCCACCTGAATTTAGGGTTAGCAGTATCGAAAATAACTGTATACTTTTACATTATATTTCTACTACACCAGGAATGTTATTTTTCATAAAAGGGTATCTTACTGGGTTAATGAATATTTTTAAAGAAAACCCTAATGTAGAAGTTATTACCCCAGAAGACAAAACAGATAAAGAATCTATTTTCAAAATATGTTGGTAA
- a CDS encoding PAS domain-containing protein, producing MQLYNFTFNEESFNKIFPFYILLDNNLVIRSYGKSIQNVYPSLKKDEKLSQFFHSKRPFSESITIEVIADNLNQLVILEYVGNAESLMRGQFEAMDDMYVFVGSPWLTSIEDVKKRNLTIFDFANYDPQLDLLQILKKQEITTHELKDLLAINTAQKEELKKDRVELNRLSLVASANKNAIVFTYPNAEIFWCNDAYLAITGFSKEEIIGKSPIEVGKSDAIDKEALDKMSELFYKGEAFDVEIAHGRKDGTYFWSKTKGQPIYDDDGKLLQYFAVIEDMTKEKEREEQLILLSLIAEKNINAVVICDNDGRIEWVNSSFTKISEYSIEELIGKKPGHLLQGPKTDPETIKYLAMQIQKAEPFNCEIINYTKSGKEYWIKIQGQALYNKFGEISRYFAIEEDITEKKIMETQKEELLASLEKSNNELEDYAQIVSHDLKSPLRSINSLIAWVREDNIDKLSEETEQYLSMIEGKIEKMDHLIQGILTYSKIDTVNMRSESVNTYDIVNSIISIIDIPTHIKVSIQDTLPVINADKYRIQQLFQNLIGNAVNYIDKPEGIVEIGVKEHKDYNTFFVKDNGPGIAKENQEKIFKIFQSLTNSEKSTGIGLCIVKKITEKYNGSIWLESEVGTGTTFYIKIPKQ from the coding sequence ATGCAATTATATAACTTTACCTTTAACGAAGAAAGCTTTAATAAAATATTCCCCTTCTATATATTATTAGATAATAACTTAGTAATACGCTCGTACGGAAAAAGTATTCAAAACGTATATCCTTCTTTAAAAAAAGATGAAAAATTATCTCAATTTTTTCACTCAAAACGACCGTTTTCAGAGAGCATAACTATAGAGGTAATAGCTGATAATTTAAACCAACTTGTAATTTTAGAATATGTAGGTAATGCAGAGTCTTTAATGCGAGGGCAATTTGAGGCTATGGATGATATGTATGTATTTGTAGGTTCACCATGGTTAACATCTATAGAAGATGTAAAAAAAAGAAACCTTACCATATTTGATTTTGCTAACTACGACCCTCAACTTGATTTACTGCAAATATTAAAAAAGCAGGAAATTACTACTCACGAACTTAAAGATTTACTTGCTATTAATACAGCTCAAAAAGAAGAGCTAAAAAAAGATAGAGTAGAGCTTAACAGGTTATCACTTGTAGCAAGTGCTAATAAAAATGCTATTGTTTTTACATACCCTAATGCCGAAATTTTTTGGTGTAATGACGCCTATCTTGCTATAACAGGGTTTAGTAAAGAAGAAATAATAGGTAAAAGCCCTATAGAGGTAGGCAAAAGTGATGCTATAGATAAAGAAGCTCTAGATAAAATGAGTGAGCTGTTCTATAAAGGAGAAGCGTTTGATGTAGAAATTGCACACGGACGCAAAGATGGTACTTACTTTTGGTCAAAAACAAAAGGACAGCCTATATATGATGACGATGGAAAATTACTACAATATTTTGCAGTAATAGAAGACATGACTAAAGAGAAAGAACGAGAAGAACAGCTTATATTACTTTCTCTTATTGCCGAAAAGAACATTAATGCCGTAGTAATATGCGATAACGATGGTAGAATTGAATGGGTAAACTCTAGCTTTACTAAAATATCTGAGTATAGTATTGAAGAACTTATAGGGAAAAAACCAGGACATTTATTACAGGGACCAAAAACTGATCCCGAAACAATAAAATATCTTGCAATGCAAATACAAAAGGCAGAGCCTTTTAACTGCGAAATTATTAACTATACTAAAAGTGGCAAAGAATATTGGATAAAAATACAAGGACAAGCATTATATAATAAATTTGGAGAAATATCGCGGTATTTTGCCATAGAGGAAGACATTACTGAAAAAAAGATAATGGAAACTCAAAAAGAAGAATTGCTTGCTAGTCTAGAAAAGAGTAATAATGAACTAGAAGATTATGCTCAAATAGTATCGCATGATTTAAAATCGCCATTAAGAAGTATAAACTCACTTATAGCATGGGTAAGAGAAGATAATATTGATAAATTATCTGAAGAAACAGAGCAGTACCTTAGCATGATTGAAGGTAAGATTGAAAAAATGGATCACCTTATACAAGGAATACTTACCTACTCTAAAATTGATACGGTAAATATGCGTTCAGAAAGTGTAAATACTTATGACATTGTAAATAGTATTATAAGTATTATTGATATCCCTACGCATATAAAAGTTTCTATTCAAGACACATTACCTGTTATAAATGCTGATAAATACAGAATACAACAGCTTTTTCAAAACCTTATAGGTAATGCTGTAAACTATATTGACAAGCCCGAAGGAATAGTAGAAATTGGTGTTAAGGAGCATAAAGACTATAACACCTTTTTTGTTAAAGATAATGGTCCTGGTATAGCTAAAGAGAATCAGGAAAAAATATTTAAAATATTCCAATCACTTACTAATAGTGAGAAATCGACAGGTATAGGTCTTTGTATTGTAAAAAAAATTACTGAAAAATATAATGGTTCAATTTGGCTAGAAAGCGAAGTTGGTACAGGAACCACATTTTATATAAAAATTCCTAAACAATAA
- a CDS encoding FIST signal transduction protein, whose amino-acid sequence MKIVQAYKLANKEWNYHNEKQLLNNPLVLVFGNRLLLEDKAILADIRKEFPYEHIVFGSTAGEIIDITVVEESITVLAIELEKSSFVIKRDNILDHDKSTLALGTSLSAKMPKENLKHLFIVSEGSFMSGTSLIKGVQNGFDESIPMTGGLCGDDSRFEKTLASYKEDPKEGEIILIGFYGESLEISFASHGGWLGFGPERIITKSDGNILYEIDDQPALELYKKYLGGKVEKLAESTLFYPLNVIAPGRKDAVVRTVLSIDEEKQSMTFADDVPENSRVQLMMASADGISQGAHNATKLALQNRNNKPQLVIPVSCIGRKLVLGQRMEEEAELIRELVGEGTAISGFYSYGEIAPFYGNTSCEFHNQTMTLTLISE is encoded by the coding sequence ATGAAAATTGTACAAGCCTATAAATTAGCTAATAAAGAATGGAACTATCATAACGAAAAACAACTACTAAACAACCCGCTTGTTTTAGTATTTGGTAACCGATTATTGTTAGAAGACAAAGCTATACTTGCAGATATAAGAAAAGAGTTCCCGTATGAGCATATTGTTTTTGGCTCTACAGCAGGCGAAATTATAGATATAACTGTAGTAGAAGAATCTATAACCGTACTTGCTATAGAACTTGAAAAAAGTAGTTTCGTTATAAAAAGAGATAATATACTAGATCACGACAAAAGTACGTTAGCATTGGGTACATCATTGAGTGCTAAAATGCCAAAAGAAAACCTTAAACATTTATTTATTGTATCTGAAGGAAGTTTTATGAGCGGTACATCGCTAATAAAAGGAGTTCAAAATGGGTTTGATGAAAGTATACCCATGACGGGGGGACTATGTGGTGATGACTCAAGATTTGAAAAAACATTAGCATCATATAAAGAAGATCCTAAAGAAGGTGAAATAATACTCATTGGATTTTACGGAGAATCGTTAGAAATTAGCTTTGCTAGCCATGGAGGATGGTTAGGCTTTGGTCCTGAAAGGATAATAACAAAATCAGATGGTAATATACTGTATGAAATAGATGATCAACCAGCATTGGAGCTTTATAAAAAATACCTTGGAGGCAAAGTAGAAAAACTTGCAGAATCTACTCTTTTTTACCCTCTTAACGTTATAGCCCCAGGAAGAAAAGATGCTGTTGTGCGTACTGTATTATCTATAGACGAAGAAAAACAATCTATGACGTTTGCCGATGATGTGCCCGAAAATTCGCGAGTACAACTAATGATGGCATCTGCCGATGGTATTTCTCAAGGAGCACACAATGCTACAAAATTAGCTTTGCAAAACCGTAATAATAAACCTCAACTTGTAATACCTGTAAGCTGTATTGGTCGTAAATTGGTGCTAGGTCAGCGTATGGAAGAAGAGGCTGAATTAATACGAGAACTTGTAGGTGAAGGTACTGCCATATCAGGCTTTTACTCTTATGGAGAAATTGCTCCATTTTATGGCAATACATCCTGCGAATTTCATAATCAAACTATGACACTAACCCTAATTAGTGAATAA